TATTTAAGCTTGGGTTCTAATAAAGGAAATAGAGAAGATTATCTTAAAAAAGCAATTAAGGGATTACAGGGCAATTCTGATATTGAGGTAATAGCTATTTCATCAATTTATGCAACTGAACCTGTTGGATATACTGACCAGGCTGATTTTCTTAATTTAGTAGTAGAGATAAAAACTACTTTGACTCCCTTAGAATTATTGGATTATATTCAGGAAGTAGAACTTGAATTGAATAGGACGCGTGAGATTCGTTGGGGTCCACGGACAATAGATATAGATATTATTTTATTTGGGGATAGAGAAATTAAATCTAATCGGTTAACAGTTCCTCATCCTCGTTTTCAGCAGCGTGCTTTTGTTCTTGTTCCTTTGTCTGATTTAACAGATGAAGTAATTTATGATGGAAAGACAGCTACTGAACTTCTAGCACAATTACCTGAAAAGACTGGAATAACAGAGTATAAGAGCAGTTTGAAAGTTTGACAATAAGAATCATTTGCGGTATAATGCTGCTAAGAAAAATATTAAATTTAGTGGGTGAAAATATGAAAATTACAATCGAAAAGGTAAAGGATAAATTGGCAGTTAATAATTATAAAATGACTTCACAGCGTCTAATTATTCTAGAGAGTATAATAGAAAATGAAGGAGAACATTTAAGTGCTGAGGAGGTTTATGCCAAAGTTAAAGAAGAAGAACCGGGGATTGGTTTGGCAACTGTTTATCGAACTTTAGAGCTTTTTTGTGAACTAGATATTTTACATCAATTGAATTTTGGAGATAACTGTCGCCGGTATGAACTTGTTCATGAAAATCAACATCATCATCACTTAATCTGTATTAATTGTAACAGTATTACTGAATTTAATGATGAAATATTAGAAGACTTTGAAGCTGGGATTAAGGAAGAACATAATTTTGCTGTAACGGATCATAGAATTAAATTTTACGGCTATTGCGAAGATTGTCAATAGCCTTTTTTTTATTCATAAATATTGATAATTATTTTCAATGAATTTTAAAAGCTATTAATGTTAAGAGCTTAGTGGAATATAATAATGATGATAATAATAGTTATATTAACATAGTCATATATTGAAAAATTTATTATTTATTTGATAAGGAGAAACTATTATGATCTTAACTGAGGCACAGAGAGAAGATAGACTAGAGATTATCTCTATTGCAGACAGTAGGATTCGGGTTCAGGCTTTTAGATTTGGTATTTCCAAAGGAGCCTATATTAAATGTTATGAACAGATTCCACAGGGACCAGTGATTATTAAAAAGAATTTACAGGAGATTGCTATAGGTCGTAAATTAGCAGAAGGGATTGAGGTTAGGCTAGTTTAGAGGAGGCAGGAGAATGGAGGCTGACCGTATAGTTCTAGCTGGGAATCCAAATGTCGGAAAATCAATCTTTTTCAATGAATTAACTGGTATCTATGTTGACGTATCTAATTTTCCCGGAACTACTTTAGATATTAGTTATGGTTATTATCAAGAGAGATTAGTTATTGATACTCCAGGAGTTTATGGAGTATCTTCTTTTAATGATGAAGAAATTGTAGCTCAAAATATAATTATTGAAGCCGATATAGTTTTGAATGTAGTTGATGCAACTCATTTAGAGCGAGATTTATTCTTAACACAGCAGATTATAGATATGGGAATTCCGGTAGTAGTTGCTCTTAATATGATGGATGAAGCTAAACTTCAGGGACTGAAGATAGATATTGAAGGGTTAGAAGCAGAATTAGGAGTACCAGTGATAGGTACAGTAGCTACTAAGGGCCAGGGACTAGATAAGGTTAAAACTGCTCTTTTTAACGCTAGAATTGGGAGAAGTAATTCTAAATTACAGCATAAACTTGAAAAAATTAATAACAGAGTCAAAAATCAAGCAGAAGCTTTATTGATCCTTGAAGATGACCCTAGTTTAGCTAAAAAGTATGGAATTAACTTTTCAGCTGAAGGTAAAAATAGAGAAGAAATATATCGCCAACGGCGGCAAAGGATTGATAAGATTGTCAATCGAGTTATATTAAGAAGGGATAGACATAATTCCTTTAAATCTAAGCTAAGTAAGTTAATGGTAAAGCCATTAACAGGAATTCCAATTTTATTTTTGGTTTTGTTTATCATCTATCAAGTAATAGGTGTTTTTATTGCTCAAAAAGTAGTTGATTTTACTGAAGGAGTAGTTTTTGGAGGAATTTATGAACCTTTTATTTATAATGTAGTAACCGAATTTATTCCAGCTAATTCATTATTAGGAAGCATCTTAATAGGAGAATTTGGCTTACTGACAATGACTGTAACTTATATTTTTGGGCTCTTACTTCCGTTAGTAATTGGAGTTTATTTCTTTTTATCCTTATTAGAAGATTCAGGATATCTACCTAGAATAGCTGCTTTAGTTGATAGAATCTTAACTAAAGTAGGATTAAATGGTCAGGCGGTAATTCCTTTAATTTTAGGCTTTGGTTGTGTAACTATGGCCATAATTACTACTAGATTGCTTGATTCAAAACGTGAGCGAGTGATTACTATTTTTCTTTTGGGTTTGGCTATTCCTTGTTCAGCTCAACTGGGAGTTAGTGCTGGTTTGATTAGTTCATTAGGTTTTAAGTATTTAATTTCTTATAGTATAATTATATTTTGTGTACTGGTAGTAGTTGGAATGATGTTAGATAAAATGTTGCCAGGAGATGCGGCTGGTTTATTAATTGATTTACCACCACTTAGAGTACCACATTTAAGCAATGTAATAACTAAGACTTTAAGTAAAGCACAATTATTTATAGAAGAAGCAGGACCTATCTTTATATTTGCTTCTATAATTATTACTCTAATGAAGGTAAATGGGTGGTTAGTGGTTATAGAAGATGCTGTAGCTCCGATTATTGTGAATTGGCTTAAGTTACCTAAAGAGACAACTGTAGCTTTCATTATGGGGGTAGTACGTAGAGATTTTGGAGTAGCAGGTTTAACAGATATTCCTCTATCTCCGCCTCAGACCTTAGTAGCGTTAGTTACTGCAACTTTATTTGTGCCCTGTATTGCTTCAATGATGATTATTTTTAAAGAACAAAACTGGAAAGAAGCTATTTTAATTTGGATAAGTAGCTGGTTAATTGCTTTTGGTGTTGGGGGAGTAATAGCACAGATTTTAATTTAAAAATATAGTAAGTTATAACAGAATTTTTTTATTAAGTAGGATCTAATCAAGGAGGATATTAGATGCTAAAACAGGATACAATTAAGCGTGGACTACAGAAGGGATGGAATACTTATTTAACTTTAATCAAAGTAATTATTCCAGTTTAAGTTACAGTAATAATTTTAAAGTATACCCCATTAATTGGCTTAATGGCAGATTGGATGGCACCAATAATGAAACAGTTAGGACTTTCTGGTGAAGCTATTTTAGCTTTGTTAAGTGGTTACCTTATAAATAATTATGCCGCTTTGGGAGTAGTAAGTAGTTTCGATTTTTCAGTTCGAGAAATAACAATATTGGGAGTTATGCTTGGGGTTTCTCATAGTTTAATTATAGAAGCAGCGATAATTAAACGGATTAAAGTTAATACTTTACCGTCCCAAACTGCTCTTCCTTTATTAGTAGGACAAATATTTGGTTTAACTTATGGAGCTGGTGTAATTATTCAGGTAACAGACGAGGAAGATATTTCGCAGAATAAATTATTGGTTATGGCTGTCTTTTTAGCTATCGGAATTACATATTTAGGTAGTAAATTTTTAATTAATGAAGATGAAAATACAAAGACTGGTATGGAGTCTTAGAATGGAGGAAAAGGAGAATGACAGAATATGAGGAAGTACCATTGAAAAGGAGGGTTAAGGCAGATTTAGCTTTATTATTAGTAGTCTTTGTTTGGGGAACAACTTTTGCTATTATGAAGGATGTTTTTAGTATAGTAACTCCATTTTATTTTTTGACATTGCGTTTTTCGACAGCAGTTTTAGTATTGATATTAATATTTCATCGTCGTTTGAAGAAACTAGATTTGGAGACTATTAAACTTGGTTTTTTTGTAGGGATATTTTTGTTTGGCGGATTTGCTTTTCAAGTAGTAGGCTTAAATTATACTACTGCTTCTAAAGCTGGTTTTTTAACGGGGCTATCAGTAGTTATTGTTCCAATTTTATCGGCAGTTATTCTAAAGAAGATACCCTCAATATTGACGATTGTTGGTGTTATTTTAGCTGCAGTTGGTCTAGGGTTATTATCTTTTAATGGTCAATTTATTTTTAACTTTGGTGATTTTTTAGTATTTTTATGTGCGATTTCTCTTGCAGTCTATATTTTATTAGTAGGAAAGTATGTACAACAAAAAGATTCAATCTTGTTAACTATAGTTCAGATTACAACGGTAGCTTTGTTAAGCGGGATTGCATCTTTATTGGAAGGTAGCTTTAAGGTAGTGATGGATCCTGAACTTTGGGGAGCGGTAGTTTATATGGCGCTTTTTGCTACAACTTTTGCTTTAGTAGTCCAGAATAAGGCACAGGAGTTTACAACTCCAACTAGAACAGCCATTATTTTTTCTATGGAACCTGTGTTTGCTGCTATTTTTGCTTACTTTTATTTAGGAGAAATTATTTCTACTAATGGTTATTGGGGTGGTTTATTAATCGTTATAGGTATGTTTGTTGCTGAATTAAAGTTAAGTAAACCGAAAGAAGAAGTAGCTTAAAATAAATTAGTTAAACTTTAGTTATTTAGGAGGGATTAAATTGGATTTAAGCCAGATTGATTTAATGAAAAAGGAATTAGTAGGTTTATTTGGTTATCCAGTGGAGCATTCTTTGTCTCCAGTAATGCATAATGCAGCTTTCTCGAAGTTGGATTTAGACTATTTATATCTTCCATTTGAAGTGGATCCTGATAATCTTAAGGCAGCAGTAGAAGGGATTAAAGGTTTAGGTTTGCAGGGAGTAAATCTTACTATTCCTCATAAGAAAGCAGTGATTCCTTATTTGGATGAGGTATCAAGGGAAGCTGAATTAATTGGAGCTGTAAATACGATTAAGAATGAATCTGGAAAATTAGTAGGTTATAATACCGATGGCCGTGGTTTTGTTAGATCACTAGCAGAAGAAAACTTTGAACTACATAATAAGAATGCATTGATTATTGGAGCAGGTGGAGCTGCTCGGGCTATAGCTTTTCAATTTGGTTTAGAGGGAGTGCATGAGCTTTATATTACCAATCGTACCTTAGAGAAAGCTAAAAATTTAGTTTGTGATATTGAGGAAAAATTAGAACTTAAAAATGTACAAGC
The DNA window shown above is from Sporohalobacter salinus and carries:
- the folK gene encoding 2-amino-4-hydroxy-6-hydroxymethyldihydropteridine diphosphokinase → MITSYLSLGSNKGNREDYLKKAIKGLQGNSDIEVIAISSIYATEPVGYTDQADFLNLVVEIKTTLTPLELLDYIQEVELELNRTREIRWGPRTIDIDIILFGDREIKSNRLTVPHPRFQQRAFVLVPLSDLTDEVIYDGKTATELLAQLPEKTGITEYKSSLKV
- a CDS encoding Fur family transcriptional regulator, with the translated sequence MKITIEKVKDKLAVNNYKMTSQRLIILESIIENEGEHLSAEEVYAKVKEEEPGIGLATVYRTLELFCELDILHQLNFGDNCRRYELVHENQHHHHLICINCNSITEFNDEILEDFEAGIKEEHNFAVTDHRIKFYGYCEDCQ
- a CDS encoding FeoA family protein, which gives rise to MILTEAQREDRLEIISIADSRIRVQAFRFGISKGAYIKCYEQIPQGPVIIKKNLQEIAIGRKLAEGIEVRLV
- the feoB gene encoding ferrous iron transport protein B codes for the protein MEADRIVLAGNPNVGKSIFFNELTGIYVDVSNFPGTTLDISYGYYQERLVIDTPGVYGVSSFNDEEIVAQNIIIEADIVLNVVDATHLERDLFLTQQIIDMGIPVVVALNMMDEAKLQGLKIDIEGLEAELGVPVIGTVATKGQGLDKVKTALFNARIGRSNSKLQHKLEKINNRVKNQAEALLILEDDPSLAKKYGINFSAEGKNREEIYRQRRQRIDKIVNRVILRRDRHNSFKSKLSKLMVKPLTGIPILFLVLFIIYQVIGVFIAQKVVDFTEGVVFGGIYEPFIYNVVTEFIPANSLLGSILIGEFGLLTMTVTYIFGLLLPLVIGVYFFLSLLEDSGYLPRIAALVDRILTKVGLNGQAVIPLILGFGCVTMAIITTRLLDSKRERVITIFLLGLAIPCSAQLGVSAGLISSLGFKYLISYSIIIFCVLVVVGMMLDKMLPGDAAGLLIDLPPLRVPHLSNVITKTLSKAQLFIEEAGPIFIFASIIITLMKVNGWLVVIEDAVAPIIVNWLKLPKETTVAFIMGVVRRDFGVAGLTDIPLSPPQTLVALVTATLFVPCIASMMIIFKEQNWKEAILIWISSWLIAFGVGGVIAQILI
- a CDS encoding DMT family transporter — translated: MTEYEEVPLKRRVKADLALLLVVFVWGTTFAIMKDVFSIVTPFYFLTLRFSTAVLVLILIFHRRLKKLDLETIKLGFFVGIFLFGGFAFQVVGLNYTTASKAGFLTGLSVVIVPILSAVILKKIPSILTIVGVILAAVGLGLLSFNGQFIFNFGDFLVFLCAISLAVYILLVGKYVQQKDSILLTIVQITTVALLSGIASLLEGSFKVVMDPELWGAVVYMALFATTFALVVQNKAQEFTTPTRTAIIFSMEPVFAAIFAYFYLGEIISTNGYWGGLLIVIGMFVAELKLSKPKEEVA
- the aroE gene encoding shikimate dehydrogenase, with the protein product MDLSQIDLMKKELVGLFGYPVEHSLSPVMHNAAFSKLDLDYLYLPFEVDPDNLKAAVEGIKGLGLQGVNLTIPHKKAVIPYLDEVSREAELIGAVNTIKNESGKLVGYNTDGRGFVRSLAEENFELHNKNALIIGAGGAARAIAFQFGLEGVHELYITNRTLEKAKNLVCDIEEKLELKNVQALSFKTKNLKEIITEIDLLVDTTPVGMYPNFEVEPVIDPSLIHQNMVVSDLVYNPVKTSLLRTANKKGAKIVSGLGMLVHQGAIAFELWTEKKAPIKLMSEVIKDEIENNKN